From Nematostella vectensis chromosome 14, jaNemVect1.1, whole genome shotgun sequence, a single genomic window includes:
- the LOC116619078 gene encoding zinc finger protein 501-like: MGDTRIHQISSLIKEEPQTTDTQQTFIYQPKQEYFDLSSIVNKVTHKLQNKPHKCDECGKNFGRSEHLKKHLLVHSGRKPYKCDECGKCFGRSGTLKIHLLIHKGQKPHKCDECGKCFTRSGDLKGHLRTHSGQKPHKCDECGKCFGRSGNLKTHLLIHTGQKPYKCDECGKCFKQFASLKIHLLIHSGQKPHKCDECGECFTRSGDLTRHLMSHSGQKPHQCDQCDKCFTLLGDLKRHLMTHSGQKPYKCDECGKSFRRSGHLKTHLLIHSGQKPHQCDQCGKCFSQSGYLKTHLITHSGQKPHQCNQCGKCFGHFGYLKKHLLTHSEQTPYRCDECGKCFRQSRYLKRHLITHSVQKPHKCDECGKCFSQSGHLKRHKLIHMRQNPHKCDECGKCFTLFGDLKRHLMTHSGQNHTNVMNVESPLVDLDT, translated from the coding sequence ATGGGTGATACAAGAATACACCAAATCTCTAGTTTAATAAAGGAAGAACCTCAGACCACTGATACACAACAAACTTTTATCTACCAACCAAAACAAGAATATTTTGATTTGAGTAGCATTGTAAATAAAGTAACACATAAACTACAAAACAAACCACAtaaatgtgatgaatgtgggAAAAACTTTGGTCGGTCTGAACACCTGAAAAAACACCTGTTAGTTCACTCAGGGCGGAAACCAtacaaatgtgatgaatgtgggAAGTGCTTTGGTCGATCTGGAACCCTGAAAATACACCTATTGATTCACAAAGGACAGAAACCAcacaaatgtgatgaatgtggcaagTGCTTTACACGATCTGGAGACCTTAAAGGACATCTAAGAACTCACTCTGGACAGAAACCAcacaaatgtgatgaatgtggaAAGTGCTTTGGTCGATCTGGAAACCTTAAAACACACCTATTGATTCACACAGGACAGAAACCGtacaaatgtgatgaatgtggaAAGTGCTTTAAACAATTTGCAAGCCTGAAAATACACCTATTGATTCACTCAGGACAGAAACCAcacaaatgtgatgaatgtggcgAGTGCTTTACTCGATCCGGAGACCTTACAAGACACCTTATGTCTCACTCAGGACAGAAGCCACACCAATGTGATCAATGTGACAAGTGTTTTACTCTATTAGGAGACCTTAAAAGACACCTTATGACTCACTCAGGACAGAAACCAtacaaatgtgatgaatgtgggAAGTCCTTTCGTCGATCTGGACACCTGAAAACACACCTATTGATTCACTCaggacagaaaccacaccAATGTGATCAATGTGGCAAGTGCTTTTCTCAATCGGGATACCTGAAAACACACTTAATAACTCACTCaggacagaaaccacaccAATGTAATCAATGTGGCAAGTGTTTTGGTCATTTTGGATATCTTAAAAAACACCTATTGACTCACTCAGAACAGACACCATACAGATGTGATGAATGTGGAAAGTGCTTTCGCCAATCTAGATACCTAAAAAGACACCTTATTACTCACTCAGTACAGAAACCGcacaaatgtgatgaatgtggcaagTGCTTTAGTCAATCTGGACACCTTAAAAGACACAAGTTGATTCACATGAGACAGAATCCAcacaaatgtgatgaatgtggcaagTGTTTTACTCTATTTGGCGACCTTAAAAGACACCTTATGACTCACTCTGGACAAAACCAtacaaatgtgatgaatgtggaAAGTCCTTTGGTCGATCTGGACACCTGA
- the LOC5513892 gene encoding low density lipoprotein receptor adapter protein 1-A isoform X1, translating into MRLFRRRRGWRKLREDPSIVDLTFAEELLIENAKNRTTRPRRVLLVRQRIQQFLAHFRSLVCYQELREDWLHQPEPLNDGVPFYVKWLGTRRVFDAKGSGCTDDTVREIVEEAKHLKMSHHEARLQKVLLTVYTKKITIADMETKVTKLEAPIYRVSYCTADPYFPKVFAFIVREQSSRKLYCHTVLCSKESMAKAIALTVADAFTVAYESVQNIVQRTQQETSPQHRGNLVATSSTNITNKVTEEVSVQPQDDGSKSSPCCGESKNPFRADDDNDDLSYSTTNPFTQAEVTSSLTETSDGMPAIHVEGCERGIVNEGLDASQRMETLDLTVDEDFDMEFTRLAKARSSTNLFETPVRRTDFQDDVTSLLATEHTAMDFLKSGSAEDLFATHDHMT; encoded by the exons ATGAGACTTTTTCGCCGGCGAAGGGGATGGAGAAAACTGCGCGAGGACCCGAGTATTGTTGATTTGACATTTGCGGAGGAATTATTAATAGAGAATGCGAAAAACAGGACTACTCGCCCAAGACGTGTCTTGTTGGTTCGCCAGAGAATTCAACAGTTCTTGGCACATTTCAGGAGCCTTGTTTGCTACCAAG AGTTGAGAGAGGACTGGTTACATCAACCGGAGCCACTCAACGACGGCGTCCCTTTTTACGTCAAG TGGCTGGGGACTCGGCGTGTTTTCGATGCTAAGGGGTCCGGCTGCACTGATGATACTGTCAGGGAAATCGTGGAGGAAGCAAAACATCTTAAAATGTCACACCACGAGGCCAGGCTACAGAAAGTGCTGCTGACTGTATATACCAAGAAGATCACAATCGCTGATATGGAGACAAAG gtgacGAAGCTGGAAGCGCCCATCTACCGGGTTTCCTATTGCACCGCTGACCCCTATTTCCCAAAAGTGTTTGCCTTCATCGTACGTGAGCAGAGCTCGCGTAAATTGTACTGTCACACAGTCCTCTGCAGTAAGGAGTCTATG GCTAAAGCTATAGCGCTGACAGTCGCAGACGCCTTCACCGTCGCGTACGAGTCTGTGCAGAATATAGTACAGAGGACGCAACAAGAAACCTCCCCGCAACACCGCGGCAACCTTGTGGCGACATCTTCCACCAATATCACAAACAAAGTCACAGAAGAGGTATCCGTGCAGCCACAAGATGATGGGTCCAAGTCTTCCCCTTGCTGCGGCGAGTCTAAGAACCCTTTCAGAGCAGACGATGACAACGACGATTTGTCGTACTCTACGACAAACCCATTTACCCAAGCGGAAGTAACGTCATCGTTAACGGAAACCTCCGATGGGATGCCTGCTATCCACGTGGAGGGGTGTGAGAGGGGAATTGTCAATGAAGGATTGGATGCATCACAGCGGATGGAAACTTTG gATTTGACTGTTGACGAAGACTTCGATATGGAATTCACAAG ACTTGCCAAGGCGCGCTCAAGCACAAACCTGTTTGAGACGCCAGTGAGACGAACAGACTTCCAGGACGACGTCACAAGTCTCCTAGCAACAGAACACACAGCCATGGACTTTCTCAAATCAGGATCCGCCGAGGACTTATTCGCTACTCATGACCATATGACTTAA
- the LOC125559858 gene encoding zinc finger protein 239-like, which produces MGDTRIHQISSSIKEEPKSSDTQQTFIYQPNQDAEQEFFDLSSIVNKVRRKLQNKPHECDECGKNFGRSGHLKEHLITHTGQKPHQCDQCGKCFTRSGNLKVHLRTHSGQKPHKCDECGKCFGQPGTLKTHLLIHSGQKPHQCDECGKCFGQSRTLKTHQLIHSGQKPHQCDECGKCFTLSGHLKEHLITHTGQKPHQCDQCGKRFTRSGNLKVHLITHAGQKPHQCDECGKRFTLSRHLKLHLITHSGQKPHRCDQCGKRFTRSESLKRHLITYSQKPHQCDQCGKCFTLLGDLRRHQFIHSRQTPHKCGSVESSLVNLGP; this is translated from the coding sequence ATGGGTGATACAAGAATACATCAAATCTCTAGTTCTATAAAGGAAGAACCCAAGTCCTCTGATACACAGCAAACTTTTATCTACCAACCAAATCAAGATGCAGAACAAGAGTTTTTTGATTTGAGTAGCATCGTAAATAAAGTAAGACGTAAACTGCAAAACAAACCACACgaatgtgatgaatgtgggAAAAACTTTGGTCGATCTGGACACCTTAAAGAACACTTGATAACTCACACAGGGCAGAAACCACACCAATGTGATCAATGTGGCAAGTGCTTTACTCGATCTGGAAACCTTAAAGTACACCTAAGAACTCACTCAGGACAGAAACCAcacaaatgtgatgaatgtggcaagTGCTTTGGTCAACCTGGAACCCTGAAAACACACCTATTGATTCACTCaggacagaaaccacaccaatgtgatgaatgtggcaagTGCTTTGGTCAATCTAGAACCCTGAAAACACACCAATTAATTCACTCAGGGCAAAAACCACACcaatgtgatgaatgtggcaagTGCTTTACTCTATCTGGACACCTTAAAGAACACTTGATAACTCACACaggacagaaaccacaccAATGTGATCAATGTGGCAAGCGCTTTACTCGATCAGGAAACCTTAAAGTACACTTAATAACTCATGCAGGACAGAAACCTCACcaatgtgatgaatgtggaAAGCGCTTTACTCTATCTAGACACCTTAAATTACACTTAATAACTCACTCaggacagaaaccacaccgatGTGATCAATGTGGCAAGCGCTTTACTCGATCTGAATCCCTGAAAAGACACCTAATAACTTACTCACAAAAGCCACACCAATGTGATCAATGTGGAAAGTGTTTTACTCTATTAGGAGATCTTAGAAGACACCAATTTATTCACTCAAGACAGACACCACACAAATGTGGTAGTGTGGAAAGTTCTTTGGTCAATCTAGGACCCTGA
- the LOC5513892 gene encoding low density lipoprotein receptor adapter protein 1-A isoform X2, with amino-acid sequence MDSLKTVADKVKRSPQVIRRKLEEAYEKRSHRHEELREDWLHQPEPLNDGVPFYVKWLGTRRVFDAKGSGCTDDTVREIVEEAKHLKMSHHEARLQKVLLTVYTKKITIADMETKVTKLEAPIYRVSYCTADPYFPKVFAFIVREQSSRKLYCHTVLCSKESMAKAIALTVADAFTVAYESVQNIVQRTQQETSPQHRGNLVATSSTNITNKVTEEVSVQPQDDGSKSSPCCGESKNPFRADDDNDDLSYSTTNPFTQAEVTSSLTETSDGMPAIHVEGCERGIVNEGLDASQRMETLDLTVDEDFDMEFTRLAKARSSTNLFETPVRRTDFQDDVTSLLATEHTAMDFLKSGSAEDLFATHDHMT; translated from the exons ATGGACTCCCTCAAAACTGTAGCTGACAAGGTAAAAAGAAGTCCTCAAGTTATTCGACGGAAGCTCGAGGAAGCGTATGAGAAACGATCACATAGACACGAAG AGTTGAGAGAGGACTGGTTACATCAACCGGAGCCACTCAACGACGGCGTCCCTTTTTACGTCAAG TGGCTGGGGACTCGGCGTGTTTTCGATGCTAAGGGGTCCGGCTGCACTGATGATACTGTCAGGGAAATCGTGGAGGAAGCAAAACATCTTAAAATGTCACACCACGAGGCCAGGCTACAGAAAGTGCTGCTGACTGTATATACCAAGAAGATCACAATCGCTGATATGGAGACAAAG gtgacGAAGCTGGAAGCGCCCATCTACCGGGTTTCCTATTGCACCGCTGACCCCTATTTCCCAAAAGTGTTTGCCTTCATCGTACGTGAGCAGAGCTCGCGTAAATTGTACTGTCACACAGTCCTCTGCAGTAAGGAGTCTATG GCTAAAGCTATAGCGCTGACAGTCGCAGACGCCTTCACCGTCGCGTACGAGTCTGTGCAGAATATAGTACAGAGGACGCAACAAGAAACCTCCCCGCAACACCGCGGCAACCTTGTGGCGACATCTTCCACCAATATCACAAACAAAGTCACAGAAGAGGTATCCGTGCAGCCACAAGATGATGGGTCCAAGTCTTCCCCTTGCTGCGGCGAGTCTAAGAACCCTTTCAGAGCAGACGATGACAACGACGATTTGTCGTACTCTACGACAAACCCATTTACCCAAGCGGAAGTAACGTCATCGTTAACGGAAACCTCCGATGGGATGCCTGCTATCCACGTGGAGGGGTGTGAGAGGGGAATTGTCAATGAAGGATTGGATGCATCACAGCGGATGGAAACTTTG gATTTGACTGTTGACGAAGACTTCGATATGGAATTCACAAG ACTTGCCAAGGCGCGCTCAAGCACAAACCTGTTTGAGACGCCAGTGAGACGAACAGACTTCCAGGACGACGTCACAAGTCTCCTAGCAACAGAACACACAGCCATGGACTTTCTCAAATCAGGATCCGCCGAGGACTTATTCGCTACTCATGACCATATGACTTAA